One part of the Arabidopsis thaliana chromosome 1 sequence genome encodes these proteins:
- the APK2A gene encoding protein kinase 2A (protein kinase 2A (APK2A); FUNCTIONS IN: protein serine/threonine kinase activity, protein kinase activity, kinase activity, ATP binding; INVOLVED IN: protein amino acid phosphorylation; LOCATED IN: chloroplast; EXPRESSED IN: 17 plant structures; EXPRESSED DURING: 9 growth stages; CONTAINS InterPro DOMAIN/s: Protein kinase, ATP binding site (InterPro:IPR017441), Protein kinase, catalytic domain (InterPro:IPR000719), Serine-threonine/tyrosine-protein kinase (InterPro:IPR001245), Protein kinase-like domain (InterPro:IPR011009), Serine/threonine-protein kinase, active site (InterPro:IPR008271); BEST Arabidopsis thaliana protein match is: protein kinase 2B (TAIR:AT2G02800.2); Has 112844 Blast hits to 111359 proteins in 3847 species: Archae - 89; Bacteria - 13219; Metazoa - 41419; Fungi - 9318; Plants - 32676; Viruses - 341; Other Eukaryotes - 15782 (source: NCBI BLink).), producing the protein MGNCLDSSAKVDNSNHSPHANSASSGSKVSSKTSRSTGPSGLSTTSYSTDSSFGPLPTLRTEGEILSSPNLKAFTFNELKNATKNFRQDNLLGEGGFGCVFKGWIDQTSLTASRPGSGIVVAVKQLKPEGFQGHKEWLTEVNYLGQLSHPNLVLLVGYCAEGENRLLVYEFMPKGSLENHLFRRGAQPLTWAIRMKVAVGAAKGLTFLHEAKSQVIYRDFKAANILLDADFNAKLSDFGLAKAGPTGDNTHVSTKVIGTHGYAAPEYVATGRLTAKSDVYSFGVVLLELISGRRAMDNSNGGNEYSLVDWATPYLGDKRKLFRIMDTKLGGQYPQKGAFTAANLALQCLNPDAKLRPKMSEVLVTLEQLESVAKPGTKHTQMESPRFHHSSVMQKSPVRYSHDRPLLHMTPGASPLPSYTQSPRVR; encoded by the exons ATGGGTAATTGTTTAGATTCATCAGCTAAAGTGGATAATAGCAACCATAGCCCACATGCTAATTCTG CTTCTTCGGGCTCTAAAGTTTCAAGCAAGACAAGCCGTTCAACGGGTCCTTCAGGACTAAGCACAACTTCTTACAGCACAGATAGTAGTTTTGGGCCATTACCAACACTTAGGACAGAAGGAGAGATACTTTCATCGCCTAACCTAAAAGCTTTCACTTTCAACGAACTCAAGAACGCGACTAAGAACTTTCGTCAAGATAATCTACTAGGGGAAGGAGGTTTCGGTTGTGTATTCAAAGGATGGATTGATCAAACATCTCTCACTGCTTCACGTCCCGGTTCTGGAATCGTTGTTGCTGTTAAGCAGCTTAAGCCTGAAGGTTTTCAAGGTCATAAAGAGTGGTTG actGAAGTAAACTATCTTGGTCAACTTAGTCACCCAAATCTTGTATTACTAGTTGGGTATTGCGCGGAAGGCGAAAACCGGCTTCTTGTATATGAATTCATGCCAAAAGGAAGCTTGGAGAATCATCTTTTTAGAC GTGGGGCGCAGCCACTTACATGGGCAATAAGGATGAAAGTGGCGGTAGGTGCAGCTAAAGGGCTAACTTTTCTTCATGAAGCAAAGTCACAAGTGATATACAGAGACTTTAAAGCTGCTAACATTCTACTCGACGCT GACTTCAATGCTAAGCTTTCAGATTTCGGATTGGCAAAAGCAGGTCCTACTGGTGATAATACACATGTGTCAACAAAGGTCATTGGTACTCATGGATATGCAGCTCCTGAATATGTTGCCACAG GTAGATTAACCGCAAAGAGTGATGTGTACAGCTTCGGGGTCGTGCTACTAGAACTAATATCAGGACGGCGTGCCATGGACAATTCGAATGGAGGAAACGAGTATAGTCTTGTAGATTGGGCAACACCGTACCTTGGCGATAAGCGAAAGCTTTTTCGCATAATGGACACGAAACTAGGGGGTCAATATCCACAAAAGGGAGCTTTCACAGCTGCTAATCTTGCATTGCAATGCTTAAATCCCGATGCAAAACTCCGGCCAAAAATGTCAGAGGTTTTAGTCACATTAGAACAGCTAGAATCCGTTGCTAAACCTGGAACCAAACACACCCAAATGGAATCTCCAAGATTTCATCATTCTTCTGTTATGCAGAAATCTCCGGTAAGATATAGTCATGATCGGCCTCTGCTGCACATGACTCCTGGTGCATCGCCTTTACCTTCTTACACTCAATCTCCTCGTGTAAGATGA
- the IQD28 gene encoding IQ-domain 28 (IQ-domain 28 (IQD28); FUNCTIONS IN: calmodulin binding; INVOLVED IN: biological_process unknown; LOCATED IN: plasma membrane; EXPRESSED IN: 22 plant structures; EXPRESSED DURING: 13 growth stages; CONTAINS InterPro DOMAIN/s: IQ calmodulin-binding region (InterPro:IPR000048); BEST Arabidopsis thaliana protein match is: IQ-domain 29 (TAIR:AT2G02790.1); Has 6802 Blast hits to 5296 proteins in 468 species: Archae - 2; Bacteria - 474; Metazoa - 2682; Fungi - 509; Plants - 1003; Viruses - 37; Other Eukaryotes - 2095 (source: NCBI BLink).) — MGKTPGKWIKTLLLGKKSPKSNSDNRSQKLKSAKKEELVESVTEDLSNLTVDPPVVSSQPVPASTAQNVVSPINGDESKDNLESRNDLGEVELEQAAIKVQATFRAHQARRAFRTLKGIIRLQAVIRGHLVRRQAIATYSCIWGIVKFQALVRGQKARSSDIAIQFQKKHMEASDSEVLQSSTCSWMDNPTKFVFVDKLLASSPTALPLKIQYGPEEPNSAKVWLERWTQLQVWSSGSRVPRIEIPKSQSKKRNYQAVVEAEKKRPKRSIKKPSGTTSGTGPSRFTAERNKPKRNVRKASTLSKDPLRNESDKANHNSRKSRSGSKEGSPLEIKDEKPSPSLKRSSLSNGSKKATLRSAEKKKKDIPDSSVQIQPEGKVSENVLEGGDNIEFAEKEKDTTDSVQIESEGKVSGNVLEGGEGENIVFTEKEKDTADPVQIEPERKVLEEGDNIESSGKEKDTGDSVQIESEGKVLEGGDNIEFGEKEKDKADAVPIEFDIVKDEKSPVLDRTEEDELKTAETSDKAEALKCADVKVSSENGNVGSDNTKQSEKRALLPANIDKQDDGLTLSGRKIPSYMAPTASAKARVKGEASPRFAQAKTEINGALRRHSLPSPANGKLSTTTMSPRAQKLLLASAKGSMNGDKSFTSSKDITHKSTRTDWKR; from the exons AGCCAGAAACTG AAATCTGCTAAGAAAGAAGAGCTGGTGGAATCGGTGACAGAAGATTTGTCAAACTTAACAGTTGATCCTCCGGTGGTTTCATCACAACCAGTTCCAGCTTCTACTGCTCAAAATGTGGTTTCTCCAATCAATGGTGATGAGTCCAAGGATAATCTCGAGTCAAGGAATGACTTGGGAGAAGTCGAGCTTGAACAAGCTGCAATTAAGGTTCAAGCTACCTTCAGAGCTCATCAG GCACGTAGAGCATTTCGAACTCTTAAAGGTATCATCAGGCTGCAGGCAGTTATCCGTGGTCACTTGGTGAGAAGACAAGCCATTGCTACATATTCATGTATATGGGGAATTGTGAAGTTTCAGGCTCTTGTTCGTGGCCAGAAAGCTAGATCTTCAGATATTGCGATTCAGTTTCAGAAAAAACATATG GAAGCAAGTGATTCAGAAGTTTTGCAATCGAGCACGTGTAGTTGGATGGATAATCCCACAAAGTTCGTCTTTGTTGATAAG CTTCTAGCTTCTTCACCAACTGCATTGCCTCTGAAGATCCAGTATGGTCCTGAGGAACCTAACTCAGCCAAGGTTTGGCTTGAACGCTGGACACAATTACAAGTTTGGTCTTCTGGTTCACGAGTACCTAGGATTGAGATTCCAAAATCTCAGTCAAAGAAGCGAAACTACCAAGCAGTGGTTGAAGCAGAAAAGAAAAGGCCAAAGCGAAGTATCAAGAAACCATCTGGCACAACTAGTGGAACTGGCCCTAGCCGTTTTACAGCTGAAAGAAATAAACCTAAACGAAATGTGAGGAAGGCTTCCACGCTTAGTAAAGATCCCCTGAGAAATGAGAGTGACAAAGCAAATCACAATTCGAGAAAAAGTAGAAGCGGCTCAAAGGAGGGGTCGCCTTTGGAGATTAAAGATGAGAAGCCCAGTCCTAGTCTCAAAAGGTCTTCTCTTTCGAACGGGTCAAAGAAAGCCACCCTTAGATctgctgagaagaagaagaaagatattcCAGATTCTTCTGTGCAAATACAGCCTGAAGGGAAAGTTTCAGAGAATGTTCTTGAAGGAGGAGACAATATTGAGTTTGCtgaaaaggagaaagataCTACAGATTCTGTGCAGATAGAGTCTGAAGGGAAGGTTTCAGGGAATGTTCttgaaggaggagaaggagaaaataTTGTGTTTACtgaaaaggagaaagataCTGCAGATCCTGTGCAGATAGAGCCTGAAAGGAAGGTTCTTGAAGAAGGAGACAATATCGAGTCttctggaaaagaaaaagatactGGAGATTCTGTGCAGATAGAGTCTGAAGGAAAGGTTCTTGAAGGAGGAGACAATATTGAATTtggtgaaaaagagaaagataaagctGATGCAGTTCCCATCGAATTTGATATTGTAAAAGATGAGAAGTCACCAGTTTTGGATAGGACGGAGGAAGATGAACTGAAAACTGCAGAGACCAGTGACAAAGCCGAAGCCCTTAAATGTGCAGATGTGAAGGTAAGCTCTGAGAATGGTAATGTTGGTTCTGATAACACAAAGCAAAGTGAAAAACGAGCATTGCTGCCTGCAAATATTGACAAACAAGATGATGGGCTTACCCTTAGCGGACGGAAAATCCCCAGCTACATGGCCCCGACTGCATCTGCAAAGGCCAGAGTCAAAGGAGAAGCCTCTCCGAGGTTTGCCCAAGCGAAGACTGAGATAAATGGGGCATTACGGCGCCATTCACTGCCTTCTCCAGCCAATGGTAAGCTGAGTACTACTACTATGTCTCCAAGGGCTCAAAAACTTCTCTTAGCCTCTGCCAAAGGATCTATGAACGGCGACAAATCTTTTACTTCTTCCAAGGACATAACTC ACAAGTCAACCAGAACCGACTGGAAACGGTGA
- the IQD28 gene encoding IQ-domain 28 (IQ-domain 28 (IQD28); FUNCTIONS IN: calmodulin binding; INVOLVED IN: biological_process unknown; LOCATED IN: plasma membrane; EXPRESSED IN: 22 plant structures; EXPRESSED DURING: 13 growth stages; CONTAINS InterPro DOMAIN/s: IQ calmodulin-binding region (InterPro:IPR000048); BEST Arabidopsis thaliana protein match is: IQ-domain 29 (TAIR:AT2G02790.1); Has 35333 Blast hits to 34131 proteins in 2444 species: Archae - 798; Bacteria - 22429; Metazoa - 974; Fungi - 991; Plants - 531; Viruses - 0; Other Eukaryotes - 9610 (source: NCBI BLink).) produces MGKTPGKWIKTLLLGKKSPKSNSDNRSQKLKSAKKEELVESVTEDLSNLTVDPPVVSSQPVPASTAQNVVSPINGDESKDNLESRNDLGEVELEQAAIKVQATFRAHQARRAFRTLKGIIRLQAVIRGHLVRRQAIATYSCIWGIVKFQALVRGQKARSSDIAIQFQKKHMEASDSEVLQSSTCSWMDNPTKFVFVDKLLASSPTALPLKIQYGPEEPNSAKVWLERWTQLQVWSSGSRVPRIEIPKSQSKKRNYQAVVEAEKKRPKRSIKKPSGTTSGTGPSRFTAERNKPKRNVRKASTLSKDPLRNESDKANHNSRKSRSGSKEGSPLEIKDEKPSPSLKRSSLSNGSKKATLRSAEKKKKDIPDSSVQIQPEGKVSENVLEEGDNIESSGKEKDTGDSVQIESEGKVLEGGDNIEFGEKEKDKADAVPIEFDIVKDEKSPVLDRTEEDELKTAETSDKAEALKCADVKVSSENGNVGSDNTKQSEKRALLPANIDKQDDGLTLSGRKIPSYMAPTASAKARVKGEASPRFAQAKTEINGALRRHSLPSPANGKLSTTTMSPRAQKLLLASAKGSMNGDKSFTSSKDITHKSTRTDWKR; encoded by the exons AGCCAGAAACTG AAATCTGCTAAGAAAGAAGAGCTGGTGGAATCGGTGACAGAAGATTTGTCAAACTTAACAGTTGATCCTCCGGTGGTTTCATCACAACCAGTTCCAGCTTCTACTGCTCAAAATGTGGTTTCTCCAATCAATGGTGATGAGTCCAAGGATAATCTCGAGTCAAGGAATGACTTGGGAGAAGTCGAGCTTGAACAAGCTGCAATTAAGGTTCAAGCTACCTTCAGAGCTCATCAG GCACGTAGAGCATTTCGAACTCTTAAAGGTATCATCAGGCTGCAGGCAGTTATCCGTGGTCACTTGGTGAGAAGACAAGCCATTGCTACATATTCATGTATATGGGGAATTGTGAAGTTTCAGGCTCTTGTTCGTGGCCAGAAAGCTAGATCTTCAGATATTGCGATTCAGTTTCAGAAAAAACATATG GAAGCAAGTGATTCAGAAGTTTTGCAATCGAGCACGTGTAGTTGGATGGATAATCCCACAAAGTTCGTCTTTGTTGATAAG CTTCTAGCTTCTTCACCAACTGCATTGCCTCTGAAGATCCAGTATGGTCCTGAGGAACCTAACTCAGCCAAGGTTTGGCTTGAACGCTGGACACAATTACAAGTTTGGTCTTCTGGTTCACGAGTACCTAGGATTGAGATTCCAAAATCTCAGTCAAAGAAGCGAAACTACCAAGCAGTGGTTGAAGCAGAAAAGAAAAGGCCAAAGCGAAGTATCAAGAAACCATCTGGCACAACTAGTGGAACTGGCCCTAGCCGTTTTACAGCTGAAAGAAATAAACCTAAACGAAATGTGAGGAAGGCTTCCACGCTTAGTAAAGATCCCCTGAGAAATGAGAGTGACAAAGCAAATCACAATTCGAGAAAAAGTAGAAGCGGCTCAAAGGAGGGGTCGCCTTTGGAGATTAAAGATGAGAAGCCCAGTCCTAGTCTCAAAAGGTCTTCTCTTTCGAACGGGTCAAAGAAAGCCACCCTTAGATctgctgagaagaagaagaaagatattcCAGATTCTTCTGTGCAAATACAGCCTGAAGGGAAAGTTTCAGAGAAT GTTCTTGAAGAAGGAGACAATATCGAGTCttctggaaaagaaaaagatactGGAGATTCTGTGCAGATAGAGTCTGAAGGAAAGGTTCTTGAAGGAGGAGACAATATTGAATTtggtgaaaaagagaaagataaagctGATGCAGTTCCCATCGAATTTGATATTGTAAAAGATGAGAAGTCACCAGTTTTGGATAGGACGGAGGAAGATGAACTGAAAACTGCAGAGACCAGTGACAAAGCCGAAGCCCTTAAATGTGCAGATGTGAAGGTAAGCTCTGAGAATGGTAATGTTGGTTCTGATAACACAAAGCAAAGTGAAAAACGAGCATTGCTGCCTGCAAATATTGACAAACAAGATGATGGGCTTACCCTTAGCGGACGGAAAATCCCCAGCTACATGGCCCCGACTGCATCTGCAAAGGCCAGAGTCAAAGGAGAAGCCTCTCCGAGGTTTGCCCAAGCGAAGACTGAGATAAATGGGGCATTACGGCGCCATTCACTGCCTTCTCCAGCCAATGGTAAGCTGAGTACTACTACTATGTCTCCAAGGGCTCAAAAACTTCTCTTAGCCTCTGCCAAAGGATCTATGAACGGCGACAAATCTTTTACTTCTTCCAAGGACATAACTC ACAAGTCAACCAGAACCGACTGGAAACGGTGA
- the IQD28 gene encoding IQ-domain 28, translating into MGKTPGKWIKTLLLGKKSPKSNSDNRSQKLKSAKKEELVESVTEDLSNLTVDPPVVSSQPVPASTAQNVVSPINGDESKDNLESRNDLGEVELEQAAIKVQATFRAHQARRAFRTLKGIIRLQAVIRGHLVRRQAIATYSCIWGIVKFQALVRGQKARSSDIAIQFQKKHMEASDSEVLQSSTCSWMDNPTKFVFVDKLLASSPTALPLKIQYGPEEPNSAKVWLERWTQLQVWSSGSRVPRIEIPKSQSKKRNYQAVVEAEKKRPKRSIKKPSGTTSGTGPSRFTAERNKPKRNVRKASTLSKDPLRNESDKANHNSRKSRSGSKEGSPLEIKDEKPSPSLKRSSLSNGSKKATLRSAEKKKKDIPDSSVQIQPEGKVSENVLEGGDNIEFGEKEKDKADAVPIEFDIVKDEKSPVLDRTEEDELKTAETSDKAEALKCADVKVSSENGNVGSDNTKQSEKRALLPANIDKQDDGLTLSGRKIPSYMAPTASAKARVKGEASPRFAQAKTEINGALRRHSLPSPANGKLSTTTMSPRAQKLLLASAKGSMNGDKSFTSSKDITHKSTRTDWKR; encoded by the exons AGCCAGAAACTG AAATCTGCTAAGAAAGAAGAGCTGGTGGAATCGGTGACAGAAGATTTGTCAAACTTAACAGTTGATCCTCCGGTGGTTTCATCACAACCAGTTCCAGCTTCTACTGCTCAAAATGTGGTTTCTCCAATCAATGGTGATGAGTCCAAGGATAATCTCGAGTCAAGGAATGACTTGGGAGAAGTCGAGCTTGAACAAGCTGCAATTAAGGTTCAAGCTACCTTCAGAGCTCATCAG GCACGTAGAGCATTTCGAACTCTTAAAGGTATCATCAGGCTGCAGGCAGTTATCCGTGGTCACTTGGTGAGAAGACAAGCCATTGCTACATATTCATGTATATGGGGAATTGTGAAGTTTCAGGCTCTTGTTCGTGGCCAGAAAGCTAGATCTTCAGATATTGCGATTCAGTTTCAGAAAAAACATATG GAAGCAAGTGATTCAGAAGTTTTGCAATCGAGCACGTGTAGTTGGATGGATAATCCCACAAAGTTCGTCTTTGTTGATAAG CTTCTAGCTTCTTCACCAACTGCATTGCCTCTGAAGATCCAGTATGGTCCTGAGGAACCTAACTCAGCCAAGGTTTGGCTTGAACGCTGGACACAATTACAAGTTTGGTCTTCTGGTTCACGAGTACCTAGGATTGAGATTCCAAAATCTCAGTCAAAGAAGCGAAACTACCAAGCAGTGGTTGAAGCAGAAAAGAAAAGGCCAAAGCGAAGTATCAAGAAACCATCTGGCACAACTAGTGGAACTGGCCCTAGCCGTTTTACAGCTGAAAGAAATAAACCTAAACGAAATGTGAGGAAGGCTTCCACGCTTAGTAAAGATCCCCTGAGAAATGAGAGTGACAAAGCAAATCACAATTCGAGAAAAAGTAGAAGCGGCTCAAAGGAGGGGTCGCCTTTGGAGATTAAAGATGAGAAGCCCAGTCCTAGTCTCAAAAGGTCTTCTCTTTCGAACGGGTCAAAGAAAGCCACCCTTAGATctgctgagaagaagaagaaagatattcCAGATTCTTCTGTGCAAATACAGCCTGAAGGGAAAGTTTCAGAGAAT GTTCTTGAAGGAGGAGACAATATTGAATTtggtgaaaaagagaaagataaagctGATGCAGTTCCCATCGAATTTGATATTGTAAAAGATGAGAAGTCACCAGTTTTGGATAGGACGGAGGAAGATGAACTGAAAACTGCAGAGACCAGTGACAAAGCCGAAGCCCTTAAATGTGCAGATGTGAAGGTAAGCTCTGAGAATGGTAATGTTGGTTCTGATAACACAAAGCAAAGTGAAAAACGAGCATTGCTGCCTGCAAATATTGACAAACAAGATGATGGGCTTACCCTTAGCGGACGGAAAATCCCCAGCTACATGGCCCCGACTGCATCTGCAAAGGCCAGAGTCAAAGGAGAAGCCTCTCCGAGGTTTGCCCAAGCGAAGACTGAGATAAATGGGGCATTACGGCGCCATTCACTGCCTTCTCCAGCCAATGGTAAGCTGAGTACTACTACTATGTCTCCAAGGGCTCAAAAACTTCTCTTAGCCTCTGCCAAAGGATCTATGAACGGCGACAAATCTTTTACTTCTTCCAAGGACATAACTC ACAAGTCAACCAGAACCGACTGGAAACGGTGA